From Parus major isolate Abel chromosome 1A, Parus_major1.1, whole genome shotgun sequence, the proteins below share one genomic window:
- the XPNPEP3 gene encoding xaa-Pro aminopeptidase 3 — MSRLPQQGLVLAARGWRGAAVCKSCALRRFSIQPAQQRKIPNRYLGQPSPFTHPHLLKPGEVTPGLSQVEYALRRHKLMVLIQKEAQGWDSLDHTVILLSNPTYYMSNDIPYIFHQDTNFLYLCGFQEPDSILVLQSIPGKALPSHKSILFVPRRDPNRELWDGPRSGPDGAIALTGVDEAYTIEEFRHLVAKLKGESNMVWYDLRKPVHAELHSDYMQSLAEVKARSKNRIQGVRHLVQNLRLIKSPAEIERMKIAGRVTAEAFTETIFASKSPVDEAFLYAKFEFECRARGADILAYPPVVAGGNRSNTLHYVKNNQLIKDGELVLLDGGCEFSCYVSDITRTWPVNGRFTKPQAELYQAVLDIQKSCLSLCSPGMSLENIYSLMLSLIGQKLKDLGVLKSSITDSHFFKAVRKYCPHHVGHYLGMDVHDTPDISRSLPFQPGMVITIEPGIYIPEDDVSAPERFRGIGVRIEDDVVITEDAPLILSADCPKDIYHIEQICGRSS, encoded by the exons TTTGCAAATCATGTGCTCTCCGAAGATTTTccatccagcctgcccagcagAGGAAGATTCCAAACCGGTATTtgggccagcccagccccttcACACACCCACATCTGCTCAAACCAG GAGAGGTAACGCCAGGATTGTCACAGGTGGAATACGCTCTTCGCCGGCACAAATTGATGGTGTTGATCCAGAAGGAAGCCCAAGGCTGGGATAGTTTGGACCACACAGTGATTTTGCTGTCCAACCCTACATACTATATGAGCAATGACATCCCCTATATTTTCCACCAGGACACTAATTTCCTGTACCTCTGTGGGTTTCAGGAGCCTGACAGCAtccttgtgctgcagagcaTTCCTGGCAAAGCGCTGCCATCTCACAAATCCATACTTTTTGTGCCCCGGAGAGATCCAAATCGAGAGCTGTGGGATGGGCCCAGATCAGGCCCAGATGGGGCAATTGCTCTCACAGGAGTAGATGAAGCTTACACCATTGAGGAGTTCAGGCACTTGGTGGCCAAGCTGAAAG GTGAGTCAAACATGGTTTGGTATGACTTGAGAAAACCAGTGCATGCAGAGCTGCACTCTGACTACATGCAGTCCCTGGCTGAGGTAAAAGCTCGGAGCAAAAACCGCATCCAGGGCGTTCGACATCTCGTGCAAAACCTTCGGCTGATCAAATCCCCTGCCGAGATTGAGAGGATGAAGATAGCTGGCCGGGTGACAGCAGAG GCTTTCACAGAGACAATATTTGCCAGTAAATCCCCTGTGGATGAAGCCTTTCTGTATGCAAAG TTTGAATTCGAGTGCCGGGCTCGTGGTGCTGACATATTGGCATACCCCCCTGTTGTTGCTGGTGGCAACAGATCAAACACTTTGCACTATGTGAAGAATAATCAGCTCATCAAG GATGGTGAACTGGTCTTGCTAGATGGTGGATGTGAATTTTCCTGCTATGTGAGTGACATCACACGTACCTGGCCTGTTAATGGAAG GTTCACCAAACCCCAAGCAGAACTGTATCAAGCTGTCCTGGATATCCAGAAGTCCTGCTTGAGCCTCTGCTCCCCTGGTATGAGTCTGGAAAATATCTACAGCCTCATGCTGAGCCTTATTGGACAGAAACTGAAAGACTTGGGTGTCCTGAAAAGCAGCATCACCGACAGCCATTTTTTCAAG GCTGTTCGAAAGTACTGCCCTCATCATGTGGGCCATTACTTGGGCATGGATGTTCACGATACCCCGGATATATCTCGATCGCTCCCGTTCCAGCCAGGCATGGTGATAACCATTGAACCAG GCATTTATATCCCTGAGGATGATGTGAGTGCTCCGGAGAGGTTTCGTGGCATTGGTGTGCGCATTGAGGATGATGTTGTGATAACAGAGGATGCACCTCTCATCTTGTCTGCTGACTGTCCCAAGGATATCTACCACATTGAGCAGATCTGTGGCCGCAGCTCATGA